A stretch of Saccharomyces cerevisiae S288C chromosome IV, complete sequence DNA encodes these proteins:
- the ECM11 gene encoding Ecm11p (Meiosis-specific protein; component of the Synaptonemal Complex (SC) along with Gmc2p; required for efficient crossover formation and for the efficient loading of the SC transverse filament protein, Zip1p; is SUMOlytaed in a Gmc2p manner, and SUMOylation is required for its function in meiosis; GFP fusion protein is present in discrete clusters in the nucleus throughout mitosis; may be involved in maintaining chromatin structure) produces MTVIKTEPTTEVTLYSPPSKESLSKDDAHRKKQNNKPPSSINSRSGPNKHKLAAKAPEKKINNTDKQDLSAFLLNPSLIVKPSESKKKENIVAYNDTPGIKTEHTAFQPLTPISKKRALKEKAASEKCDSFDLSRDEKPYIQKKSKTLSSVTEINSSEYKLSLNGENTSSPAKEKSQEPIENPGSYQKTRNYLFEKPDPLDTCLQDYSSMLPSNVAEEDQEYFISVADSTLEEWTNKGQEIIDQQFQLYQEIIKKRIELSYKFKGIISVINDRADALEEQGQQLEGKIKKVKTLANEILNII; encoded by the coding sequence ATGACTGTTATAAAGACAGAACCAACAACAGAAGTGACATTATATTCTCCACCATCAAAAGAATCTTTAAGTAAAGATGACGCCcacagaaaaaaacaaaataataaaccACCTTCGAGTATAAATAGCCGCTCAGGACCAAATAAGCATAAACTTGCCGCCAAAGCACcggaaaagaaaatcaataaCACAGATAAACAAGACCTCTCTGCCTTTTTATTAAATCCTTCCCTTATTGTTAAACCTTCTGagagcaaaaaaaaagaaaatattgtgGCCTATAATGATACACCAGGTATAAAAACAGAACATACAGCGTTTCAGCCGCTGACACCAATTTCGAAAAAAAGGGCCCTGAAAGAGAAAGCAGCATCAGAAAAATGTGATAGCTTTGATCTTTCCAGAGACGAGAAGCCTTATATTCAGAAAAAGTCAAAGACGCTTTCTTCCGTCACAGAGATTAATTCCTCAGAATATAAACTCTCACTAAATGGCGAAAATACATCATCCCCAGCTAAGGAAAAATCGCAAGAACCCATAGAAAATCCTGGAAGTTACcaaaaaacaagaaattacctttttgaaaagcCCGATCCTTTAGACACGTGCCTTCAGGACTACTCGAGTATGCTACCGTCAAATGTagcagaagaagatcaagaatattttatcaGCGTAGCTGATTCGACATTGGAGGAGTGGACTAACAAGGGCCAGGAAATTATTGACCAACAGTTCCAGCTCTACCAAGAAATAATCAAGAAACGAATAGAACTAAGCTACAAATTTAAGGGTATTATTTCTGTAATCAATGATAGGGCAGATGCCCTAGAAGAACAGGGTCAACAACtagaaggaaaaattaAGAAAGTTAAAACTTTGGCTAATGAAATTCTCAATATTATATAA
- the RPS17B gene encoding 40S ribosomal protein eS17 RPS17B (Ribosomal protein 51 (rp51) of the small (40s) subunit; homologous to mammalian ribosomal protein S17, no bacterial homolog; RPS17B has a paralog, RPS17A, that arose from the whole genome duplication; protein abundance increases in response to DNA replication stress): MGRVRTKTVKRASKALIERYYPKLTLDFQTNKRLCDEIATIQSKRLRNKIAGYTTHLMKRIQKGPVRGISFKLQEEERERKDQYVPEVSALDLSRSNGVLNVDNQTSDLVKSLGLKLPLSVINVSAQRDRRYRKRN; this comes from the coding sequence GGTAGAGTTAGAACCAAGACCGTCAAACGTGCCTCCAAGGCTTTGATTGAACGTTACTATCCAAAGTTGACCTTGGATTTCCAAACTAACAAGAGACTTTGTGATGAAATTGCAACTATCCAATCCAAGAGATTGAGAAACAAGATTGCTGGTTACACTACTcatttgatgaaaagaatccAAAAGGGTCCAGTTAGAGgtatttctttcaaattgcaagaagaagaaagagaaagaaaggATCAATACGTCCCAGAAGTCTCTGCTTTGGACTTGTCTCGTTCTAACGGTGTTTTGAACGTTGACAACCAAACCTCTGACTTGGTTAAATCTTTGGGTTTGAAGTTGCCATTATCTGTCATCAACGTTTCCGCTCAAAGAGACAGACGTTACAGAAAGAGAAACTAA